Proteins found in one Vicia villosa cultivar HV-30 ecotype Madison, WI unplaced genomic scaffold, Vvil1.0 ctg.000020F_1_1_2_unsc, whole genome shotgun sequence genomic segment:
- the LOC131621968 gene encoding uncharacterized protein LOC131621968 — translation MKEILHVRDHVKRLDCWKSLGQRKECKIKVFYLHFLAQPNDVDWKGLLMGNYARPRAKMMLWLACHDRLATKDRLVKFGMIKDVKCEFCEENENLQHLFFECKGTNGIWRGVLEWLHIEQHKDGWTQIKTWAIRLCKSKIWRRKFLQVALAETVYSVWHNINCKVYRNNNVDSHIVSQIIENIVNRVWAIPKLREKLSFLLM, via the coding sequence ATGAAAGAGATCTTACATGTTAGGGATCATGTGAAAAGGCTGGACTGCTGGAAATCGTTGGGGCAGAGGAAGGAATGCAAAATAAAGGTGTTTTACTTGCATTTCCTGGCTCAACCAAATGATGTTGATTGGAAGGGGTTGCTCATGGGAAACTATGCTAGACCTCGTGCGAAGATGATGCTTTGGCTGGCATGCCACGACAGACTTGCTACAAAAGACAGGTTAGTTAAATTTGGTATGATTAAGGATGTCAAGTGTGAATTCTGTGAAGAGAATGAAAATTTGCAGCATCTGTTCTTTGAGTGCAAAGGTACGAATGGTATATGGAGGGGAGTGCTGGAATGGTTGCACATAGAGCAACACAAGGATGGCTGGACTCAGATAAAGACCTGGGCTATCAGACTGTGTAAGAGCAAAATCTGGAGGAGGAAATTTCTGCAGGTGGCTTTGGCTGAAACGGTGTATAGTGTTTGGCATAATATAAACTGCAAAGTGTATAGAAACAACAATGTGGATAGTCATATAGTGAGTCAAATTATAGAGAATATAGTGAATAGAGTTTGGGCTATTCCTAAACTTAGAGAAAAGCTATCTTTCTTATTGATGTGA